One window from the genome of Labeo rohita strain BAU-BD-2019 chromosome 10, IGBB_LRoh.1.0, whole genome shotgun sequence encodes:
- the sgtb gene encoding small glutamine-rich tetratricopeptide repeat-containing protein beta isoform X1: MAVEKRLAYSIVQFLRDQTHCGSLNSDEQESLEVAVQCLETTFKISSSDYHLAAPQPLREIFLNSLLKNDIVSLPETFPSPEDIERAEQLKNEGNNHMKEENYSSAVECYTKAIELDQRNAVYYCNRAAAHSKLGNYTEATGDCERAIAIDPSYSKAYGRMGLALTSMSKYPEAISYFNKALVLDPENDTYKSNLKIAEQKQKEASSPTATGLGFDMASLINNPAFISMAASVMQNQQVQQLMSGMMSNAVGGPAAGVGGLSDISSLIEAGQQFAQQIQQQNPELIEQLRNHIRSRSFSGSAEEHS, encoded by the exons ATGGCAGTGGAAAAGCGCTTGGCATATTCTATCGTTCAGTTCCTCAGAGATCAGACTCACTGTGGCTCGCTGAATTCAGATGAACAGGAAAGTCTGGAAG TTGCAGTACAGTGTCTGGAGACGACTTTCAAGATCAGCTCCAGCGATTACCATCTTGCTGCCCCTCAGCCACTGAGAGAGATATTCCTCAATTCCCTCCTCAAA AATGATATTGTTTCATTACCTGAGACGTTTCCATCTCCAGAGGACATTGAGAGAGCTGAGCAGCTGAAAAATGAGG gGAATAACCACATGAAAGAGGAGAATTATAGCAGTGCTGTGGAGTGTTATACAAAAGCCATCGAGTTGGACCAAAGAAACGCAGTGTATTACTGTAACAG GGCTGCGGCACACAGTAAACTGGGAAACTACACAGAGGCTACGGGAGACTGTGAACGAGCGATTGCCATCGACCCGTCGTACAGTAAAGCTTATGGCAGAATGGG ATTGGCACTAACTTCAATGAGCAAGTATCCCGAGGCGatatcttattttaataaagctcTAGTGTTAGATCCTGAAAACGACACCTACAAATCCAACCTAAAGATTGCAGAGCAGAAACAAAAAGAGGCTTCCAGCCCT ACGGCGACAGGACTGGGCTTTGACATGGCCAGCCTCATCAATAACCCAGCTTTCATTAGCATG GCTGCCAGTGTGATGCAAAACCAGCAGGTGCAACAACT CATGTCGGGCATGATGTCTAACGCGGTGGGGGGACCTGCAGCCGGAGTGGGTGGATTATCTGACATATCCAGTCTCATTGAAGC CGGACAGCAGTTCGCCCAGCAGATACAGCAGCAGAATCCAGAACTGATCGAACAGCTGAGGAACCACATCCGGAGTCGTTCCTTCAGCGGCAGCGCCGAGGAACATTCCTGA
- the sgtb gene encoding small glutamine-rich tetratricopeptide repeat-containing protein beta isoform X2, with protein MAVEKRLAYSIVQFLRDQTHCGSLNSDEQESLEVAVQCLETTFKISSSDYHLAAPQPLREIFLNSLLKNDIVSLPETFPSPEDIERAEQLKNEGNNHMKEENYSSAVECYTKAIELDQRNAVYYCNRAAAHSKLGNYTEATGDCERAIAIDPSYSKAYGRMGLALTSMSKYPEAISYFNKALVLDPENDTYKSNLKIAEQKQKEASSPTATGLGFDMASLINNPAFISMAASVMQNQQVQQLSHTLYHLTARCVCD; from the exons ATGGCAGTGGAAAAGCGCTTGGCATATTCTATCGTTCAGTTCCTCAGAGATCAGACTCACTGTGGCTCGCTGAATTCAGATGAACAGGAAAGTCTGGAAG TTGCAGTACAGTGTCTGGAGACGACTTTCAAGATCAGCTCCAGCGATTACCATCTTGCTGCCCCTCAGCCACTGAGAGAGATATTCCTCAATTCCCTCCTCAAA AATGATATTGTTTCATTACCTGAGACGTTTCCATCTCCAGAGGACATTGAGAGAGCTGAGCAGCTGAAAAATGAGG gGAATAACCACATGAAAGAGGAGAATTATAGCAGTGCTGTGGAGTGTTATACAAAAGCCATCGAGTTGGACCAAAGAAACGCAGTGTATTACTGTAACAG GGCTGCGGCACACAGTAAACTGGGAAACTACACAGAGGCTACGGGAGACTGTGAACGAGCGATTGCCATCGACCCGTCGTACAGTAAAGCTTATGGCAGAATGGG ATTGGCACTAACTTCAATGAGCAAGTATCCCGAGGCGatatcttattttaataaagctcTAGTGTTAGATCCTGAAAACGACACCTACAAATCCAACCTAAAGATTGCAGAGCAGAAACAAAAAGAGGCTTCCAGCCCT ACGGCGACAGGACTGGGCTTTGACATGGCCAGCCTCATCAATAACCCAGCTTTCATTAGCATG GCTGCCAGTGTGATGCAAAACCAGCAGGTGCAACAACT GTCACACACACTATATCATCTCACGGCACGGTGTGTTTGTGATTAA
- the trappc13 gene encoding trafficking protein particle complex subunit 13 isoform X2, translating into MDVNQAKQEHLLALKVMRLTKPTLFTNMPVTCEDRDLPGDLFVRLMKDDPSTVKGAETLILGEMLTLPQNFGNIFLGETFSSYISVHNDSSQVVKDILVKADLQTSSQRLNLSASNSAVSELKPECCIDDVIHHEVKEIGTHILVCAVSYTTQTGEKLYFRKFFKFQVLKPLDVKTKFYNAETDEVFLEAQIQNITTSPMFMEKVSLEPSMMYNVTELNSVSSDIESESTFGKMSYLQPLDTRQYLYCLKPKPEFAEKAGVIKGVTVIGKLDIVWKTNLGERGRLQTSQLQRMAPGYGDVRLSLELIPDTVNLEEPFDITCKITNCSERTMDLVLEMCNTRSIHWCGVSGRQLGKLSPSASLSIPLKLLSSVQGLQSISGLRLTDTFLKRTYEYDDIAQVCVVCPYTSPES; encoded by the exons ATGGATGTCAACCAGGCAAAACAAGAGCATCTGCTCGCATTAAAAG tGATGCGGCTGACCAAACCTACGCTTTTTACAAACATGCCGGTGACGTGTGAGGACAGAGATCTTCCAG GTGATTTGTTTGTACGACTCATGAAAGACGATCCATCGACCGTCAAGGGGGCAGAAACACTAATCCTCGGGGAAATGCTCACGCTGCCACAGAATTTTGG aaatattttcctTGGCGAGACCTTCTCCAGTTACATCAGCGTGCACAACGACAGCAGTCAAGTGGTCAAAGATATTCTCGTAAAG GCGGACCTGCAGACGAGCTCCCAGAGGTTGAATTTATCTGCTTCAAACTCTGCTGTTTCAGAGCTCAAGCCCGAATGTTGCATTGATGATGTTATCCATCATGAGGTCAAAGAGATCGGGACACACAT CTTGGTCTGTGCTGTCAGTTACACAACTCAGACTGGAGAGAAGCTTTACTTCAGAAAGTTCTTTAAATTTCAG GTTCTCAAGCCTCTAGATGTTAAAACCAAATTCTACAATGCTGAG ACGGATGAGGTGTTTCTAGAGGCACAGATCCAGAACATCACTACATCTCCAATGTTCATGGAGAAAGTGTCTCTGGAACCTTCTATGATGTACAACGTCACTGAACTCAACAGTGTGTCTTCTGACATTGAAAG CGAATCAACATTCGGAAAGATGTCGTATCTGCAGCCACTGGACACGAGGCAGTATTTGTACTGTTTGAAGCCCAAGCCAGAGTTTGCGGAGAAGGCCGGAGTCATTAAAGGAGTGACGGTGATCGGCAAACTGGACATTGTGTGGAAAACCAACCTTGGGGAGAGAGGACGTCTACAGACCAGCCAACTCCAGAGAATG GCTCCTGGTTACGGTGACGTCAGGCTTTCTCTTGAGTTGATCCCAGACACGGTCAATCTAGAGGAGCCCTTCGACATCACCTGTAAAATCACAAACTGCAG TGAGAGGACCATGGATCTGGTGCTGGAGATGTGTAACACTCGCTCCATTCACTGGTGTGGGGTTTCAGGCAGACAGCTGGGTAAACTCAGCCCCAGCGCTTCCCTCTCCATTCCTCTCAAACTACTGTCCTCCGTCCAGGGTTTACAG agCATTTCAGGACTGAGGCTAACAGACACCTTCCTGAAGAGGACGTATGAATATGATGACATCGCACAGGTCTGTGTGGTGTGTCCTTACACCAGTCCAGAGAGCTGA
- the trappc13 gene encoding trafficking protein particle complex subunit 13 isoform X1, with protein sequence MDVNQAKQEHLLALKVMRLTKPTLFTNMPVTCEDRDLPGDLFVRLMKDDPSTVKGAETLILGEMLTLPQNFGNIFLGETFSSYISVHNDSSQVVKDILVKADLQTSSQRLNLSASNSAVSELKPECCIDDVIHHEVKEIGTHILVCAVSYTTQTGEKLYFRKFFKFQVLKPLDVKTKFYNAESDLSSVTDEVFLEAQIQNITTSPMFMEKVSLEPSMMYNVTELNSVSSDIESESTFGKMSYLQPLDTRQYLYCLKPKPEFAEKAGVIKGVTVIGKLDIVWKTNLGERGRLQTSQLQRMAPGYGDVRLSLELIPDTVNLEEPFDITCKITNCSERTMDLVLEMCNTRSIHWCGVSGRQLGKLSPSASLSIPLKLLSSVQGLQSISGLRLTDTFLKRTYEYDDIAQVCVVCPYTSPES encoded by the exons ATGGATGTCAACCAGGCAAAACAAGAGCATCTGCTCGCATTAAAAG tGATGCGGCTGACCAAACCTACGCTTTTTACAAACATGCCGGTGACGTGTGAGGACAGAGATCTTCCAG GTGATTTGTTTGTACGACTCATGAAAGACGATCCATCGACCGTCAAGGGGGCAGAAACACTAATCCTCGGGGAAATGCTCACGCTGCCACAGAATTTTGG aaatattttcctTGGCGAGACCTTCTCCAGTTACATCAGCGTGCACAACGACAGCAGTCAAGTGGTCAAAGATATTCTCGTAAAG GCGGACCTGCAGACGAGCTCCCAGAGGTTGAATTTATCTGCTTCAAACTCTGCTGTTTCAGAGCTCAAGCCCGAATGTTGCATTGATGATGTTATCCATCATGAGGTCAAAGAGATCGGGACACACAT CTTGGTCTGTGCTGTCAGTTACACAACTCAGACTGGAGAGAAGCTTTACTTCAGAAAGTTCTTTAAATTTCAG GTTCTCAAGCCTCTAGATGTTAAAACCAAATTCTACAATGCTGAG AGTGACCTCAGTTCAGTG ACGGATGAGGTGTTTCTAGAGGCACAGATCCAGAACATCACTACATCTCCAATGTTCATGGAGAAAGTGTCTCTGGAACCTTCTATGATGTACAACGTCACTGAACTCAACAGTGTGTCTTCTGACATTGAAAG CGAATCAACATTCGGAAAGATGTCGTATCTGCAGCCACTGGACACGAGGCAGTATTTGTACTGTTTGAAGCCCAAGCCAGAGTTTGCGGAGAAGGCCGGAGTCATTAAAGGAGTGACGGTGATCGGCAAACTGGACATTGTGTGGAAAACCAACCTTGGGGAGAGAGGACGTCTACAGACCAGCCAACTCCAGAGAATG GCTCCTGGTTACGGTGACGTCAGGCTTTCTCTTGAGTTGATCCCAGACACGGTCAATCTAGAGGAGCCCTTCGACATCACCTGTAAAATCACAAACTGCAG TGAGAGGACCATGGATCTGGTGCTGGAGATGTGTAACACTCGCTCCATTCACTGGTGTGGGGTTTCAGGCAGACAGCTGGGTAAACTCAGCCCCAGCGCTTCCCTCTCCATTCCTCTCAAACTACTGTCCTCCGTCCAGGGTTTACAG agCATTTCAGGACTGAGGCTAACAGACACCTTCCTGAAGAGGACGTATGAATATGATGACATCGCACAGGTCTGTGTGGTGTGTCCTTACACCAGTCCAGAGAGCTGA